Genomic segment of Candidatus Bathyarchaeota archaeon:
AGATACGTCCAGAGGCATAAAGATGAATTCTCAGAGGCCTTGATGGAGACGATCAGGGCCGTCGCACCAAACCTCTCCGAGGTCTTAGGGAGGAATGAGATTTGAGGGTGGAGCTACTGAGCTACCTTTCCACGGAGCGGCTTCTCGAAGCCCTTAAGGGACTGGGCTTGGCATATCCAACTCCCGAGCGTCTCCTACCCCACGTCTCCTTTACCTTCTCAGTTGAGGGGATCAGCCGTGCCTGTTCTCATCAGCTCATCAGACATAGGACGGCCTCCTTCACCCAGCAGAGTCAGCGATTTGTTAAGGTTAAGAGGCTCAGGGAGCATGTGGTAATACCAGAGAGCGTTAGGGAGAGGGCTCTCCAGCCCTATTTGGAGTTCATCGATAAGACTGGGGAGTTGTATGTTAAACTGTTGGAGCTTGGGGTTCCAGGCGAGGATGCCAGGTTTGTGCTTCCAAACGCCACAACCACGAACCTGCTGGTTACGATGAACGGCTTAGCCCTCAGGCATTTCTTCGGCCTAAGATGCTGTTTAAGGGCCCAATGGGAGATAAGAAACCTAGCAGATATTATGCTACTGAAGGTCAGGTCAGCTGATCCCATGCTGCCAACCCTGGGGCCATATTGCCACCAGCTTGGATACTGCCCGGAGGGAAGGTTCTCCTGCGGGAGAATGACGGAGGTCAGGAAGAGATACGGCGAGCTCGCCGCTAATTTTTAACCTTTCACAAATAAGATTCCATCAGGGAGGGCGTGCAGGTCTGATGGAGGCTTGGAGGTTCCTGGATCTGGAGGAGGCGGACGGTTACTGGAACATGGCTGTAGACGAGGCCATAGCAAAGGCTAGGGGTGAGGGGGTGGTTCCCAACACCCTAAGGTTCTATATGTGGAGGCCATCAGCCGTCATCATAGGCTTCTTCCAGAGTGTTGATGAGGAGGTGGACCAGGAGGAGTGCAGGAGGCAGGGGATCGATATAGTGAGGAGGATAAGCGGTGGAGGGGCTGTGCTGAACAGTAGTGGAGGGGTCTTCACCTACACCATAGCCATAGGAGGCGATGACCCGAGGATGGCGGGCGACATCGTGGACTCCTATAGGGTTCTGTGCGGAGGGCTCATCGAGGGCCTATCCATCCTCGGCCTGAAGGGGGAGTTCAAGCCAATAAACGACATAGTCGTGAGGGGTAGAAAGATATCTGGGAACGCACAGGTCAGGAAGTACGGGGTTGTTCTCCATCATGGGACCCTGCTCATAGACTTCGACCCCCACCTCATGGCGAGGGTTCTAAGAATATCTGAGGAGAAGCTCAGAGATAAGATGTTGAAGGAGGCTGAGGAGAGGGTCACAACCATACGCAGGGAGATTGGGAGGGATGTCTCATTATGGGAGGTAAGAGACGCCATGTTGGAGGGTTTCAGGAGAGCCCTTAACGTTGAGCTGGTTCCAGGGAGACTTTCCAGATATGAGGAGGAGCTGGCTAGGGAGTTGAGGAAGAAGTACTCCTCCCCTGAATGGATCTATAGGAGGTGAATGGGATTGGGTAAAGCGGAGTTCAAGGTCCCTGGAGGCAAGCTCATAAGGGCGAGGGTTGAGGTTATGAATGGAAAGGTCAGATTCGTGAGGTTCACCGGGGACTTCTTCATGACGCCGGAGGAGGACCTTGAAGAGCTTGAGAACAGGCTTATTGGCATAGAGGCTGACCCCGATGTAGCTAGGGAAGCTGTGATCTCATACTTCAGGGCGAAGGGGACTTCGATTGTGGGCGGAAAGGCTGAGGACTTCGCTCATGTTCTAGCCATGGCTCTTAGGTCGGCTTAGCTTCTCACAGGAGGAACGCACCTCCTGAGCCTCTCCAGAGCCCTCAGCTTCTCCTCCCTCTTCAGGCATGAACTCAGAATCCCCGTCTTCAGCACATCTATCGCTTCATCCATAGCCCGCCTATCCACAGGGAAGGGGACACCGTCCTTGCCCCCAAAGGCGAAGCTGAACCGGACAGGGTCACTCCAGCTCGGCCTCTCACCATATATCAGCTCAGCTATGAGCGCGAGCTCCCTCACCGTCGAGGGGCCTAAACCCCTTATCGAGATTAACTCCTCATAGCTCTCAGGCTGGAACTCGTAGGCTTCCTTCAAGGCCTCCCAGTTGATGGTTGAGGGCATCACCAGGGCCCTTCGACCCCCAGACCAGTCGTCCAGGGTTCCCTGGCCAGGAGGGGCCTCAACCCTGAGGAGGCCTTTGAGGTGTTTAGGCCCATCCCTTGCTATGTCTAGGGATGTCTCCCTGTTCCCCCTACTCTTGGAGGAGGTCATGTCCAGAACCATTGGAAGCCTCTTATCGCAGAGGATGGCGTTGTGAGGCTCCTCCACCAGGTTGGTGTGCTCCAAAGGCCAGTGATATCTCCGGGCGTTCCCCTCCTCCTCATTCATACCCTGCTGGATAACAATCCAGTTCCCCCTCTCATCGAATATAAAGGAGTGGTGATAGAGGGTATAGCCATCTTGGATTAGGGCGTTGTCCACCTTGGCTGCAATTCGGCTGGCATACTTCAACTCATCAATCTTCCCTGTGCTCAACCCCATCCTCAAACCCAGTTCTTCGATCTCTGAGGGAGCCCTCGTAGAGGCCCTCCCCTTCCCACCGGCCAACGCCACCCCATTATCCCCAAGCTTCAGGGCCTCCTTCAGGGCTCCGCAGGTAACCGTTGTAGTCCCGCTGGAATGCCAGTCGTACCCGAGGACGCAGCTCAGTGACTGGAAGAACCACGGGTCCGAAAGGCGTTCCAAGAGGCCTTGGACGCCGTATTCATGGATGATTATCTCGACGATGCAACACGCTAGCTTAACCATCCTGCTGAAGAGCCATCTAGGCGCCTTGCCATAGTGAAGAGGAAGGACGGCGAAAGATCTACCCAACCCAATAATCTATTTGGAAAGTTAACTGATAAACTTGTCCCCTAGGTCTCGGGAATTCTATATATCTTGGGGATACTATCAAAGAAGATGGAAGTCAGTCATTTTCAAAGGAGAGAGATTCATATATTTAATGATAAAGATTAATCATAAAGATAAATGTTTAGAAAAAGGCTAAGGATTGGAAAATCTATCCTTTAAGATAGTGATATTTCTTGAAGCCTAGATGAAAGGGCGCAGAATCCCCGAGCAGCGGCCTTAACATCGGCTATGGAAACCCTCTCATCAGGCCTATGGGCAAGAGATGGATCTCCAGGGCCGAAGCCAACCGTCGGAATACCTAGCATCCCCGCTGTGGCGACCCCGTCAGTACTGAACCTCCAGACGGTCGTTTCAGGCCTATATCCCAAAGAAGCCTCCAGAGCCTCTAGGCATAGGGTTACAAGTCGGCTCTCGGGGTGGATGAGCCATCCTGGGAAGTACTGCTGTACGGTCCTCCGGAGCCCCGTATAACATGTTATCTCTTCAACCATCAGCTCAACATCAGCCTCGGGGGCAAGCCTCCTCATCTCCTCAAGAACCCCCTCCAAGCTCTCGCTTGGTATCAGCCTCCTATCTACCAATACCTCGCATAGGTCTGGGACCACTGGGCCCTCCGGGCTGCTTCTTATCCCCGTCACAGCTATGGTGCCAGCGC
This window contains:
- a CDS encoding lipoate--protein ligase family protein is translated as MEAWRFLDLEEADGYWNMAVDEAIAKARGEGVVPNTLRFYMWRPSAVIIGFFQSVDEEVDQEECRRQGIDIVRRISGGGAVLNSSGGVFTYTIAIGGDDPRMAGDIVDSYRVLCGGLIEGLSILGLKGEFKPINDIVVRGRKISGNAQVRKYGVVLHHGTLLIDFDPHLMARVLRISEEKLRDKMLKEAEERVTTIRREIGRDVSLWEVRDAMLEGFRRALNVELVPGRLSRYEEELARELRKKYSSPEWIYRR
- a CDS encoding DUF763 domain-containing protein — protein: MGRSFAVLPLHYGKAPRWLFSRMVKLACCIVEIIIHEYGVQGLLERLSDPWFFQSLSCVLGYDWHSSGTTTVTCGALKEALKLGDNGVALAGGKGRASTRAPSEIEELGLRMGLSTGKIDELKYASRIAAKVDNALIQDGYTLYHHSFIFDERGNWIVIQQGMNEEEGNARRYHWPLEHTNLVEEPHNAILCDKRLPMVLDMTSSKSRGNRETSLDIARDGPKHLKGLLRVEAPPGQGTLDDWSGGRRALVMPSTINWEALKEAYEFQPESYEELISIRGLGPSTVRELALIAELIYGERPSWSDPVRFSFAFGGKDGVPFPVDRRAMDEAIDVLKTGILSSCLKREEKLRALERLRRCVPPVRS
- a CDS encoding biotin--protein ligase produces the protein MGKAEFKVPGGKLIRARVEVMNGKVRFVRFTGDFFMTPEEDLEELENRLIGIEADPDVAREAVISYFRAKGTSIVGGKAEDFAHVLAMALRSA
- the thyX gene encoding FAD-dependent thymidylate synthase, with the protein product MRVELLSYLSTERLLEALKGLGLAYPTPERLLPHVSFTFSVEGISRACSHQLIRHRTASFTQQSQRFVKVKRLREHVVIPESVRERALQPYLEFIDKTGELYVKLLELGVPGEDARFVLPNATTTNLLVTMNGLALRHFFGLRCCLRAQWEIRNLADIMLLKVRSADPMLPTLGPYCHQLGYCPEGRFSCGRMTEVRKRYGELAANF